The Streptomyces sp. NBC_00162 sequence CCGTCCGCAGGTCACCGCCTGTCAACGGCCCCCGTATTCTGTCGCGCCCCGGACTCTGTCGCGAAAGTGGTCTCGGCCGCCGGCCGTCAGGTCGACTCGCGCTGGACGGCCGCGGCCGCCATCAGGTCGTGCCGCTCCGTGGCCTCCGACGGCTCCCGCACCGCGCGGTCCACCAGGGAGGCCAGGTGGTCACCGGTCGGCAGCTCGATCTGCACCGTGCTCAGCCGGGGCCGCAGCAGCCGTCCGATGAGCAGGTCGTCGGCGCCGATGACGGCGACGTCCTCGGGGACGCGCAGTCCCTCGTCCTGCAGGGCCCGCATCAGCAGCATCGCGTACTCGTCGTTGTACGCGAAGGCCGCGTCCAGGCCGAGTCCTCGCCAGCGGGCCGCGAGCGCCGCGGCCGACTCCTCGGAATAGGCCATCGGAAGGGCCTCGATCTCCGCCCCGGCCCCCGCCGCAGCCCGCACCGCCGAGCGGGCACCGGTCAGACGGGGTACGGAGAACAGCCCCAGCCCGTCCTCCTCGGGCACGATCACGCCGATCCGGCGCCGGCCGCGCTCGACCAGGTGGGCGGCGGCCCGGGCGCCGACCTCCTCCTGGTTCATGACCAGCGCGTGCGCACCCGGCACGCTGACCGGGCCCATGGTGATCACCGCGCGGGCCCCGGCCCGCTTGAGGGTGGCGACGTTGTGCGCCGAAAGCGTGATCTCGCCCAGCGAGATCACCGCCACCGGGCGCAGCTCCGCCCAGGCGCGCGCGGCCTCGTCGCCGCTGAGGCCGAGACTCCCGTACTGGACCACGGTGTAGTCGAGCCGGCGCAGCGCCCACTGGAGCTCGTTGAGGAAGGTGCTGTACAGCGGCCCGATCGGCACGTGCGAGGTGGGCAGCAGCACGATCCGGGTGTGTCCGGCGCGCAGGCTGCGGGCCGCCGCGTGCGGTACGTACCCGAGTTCCTCGGCGGCCTCGCGCACCTTGCGGCGGGTCGGCTCGCTGATGCGCACGGCTTCCGCGTTGTTCAGGACGTACGAGACCGTCGCGCGCGACACGCCCGCGAGCCGGGCCACGTCGGCGCTGGTCGGCACGGGGGCGGCGTGGGCGGCGCCGCGGGGGGCCCGGAGGCGGGTGCCGGTGCCGGCGGCTTCGGCGATTTCGATGACTGAGACATTGCCGTGGCATCTTTCCAGACCGGTTGGGGCCGGGGGCTAGCGGATGGCCGGAAACGAATGCTACACAGTGGTTACACGATTCATTGACACGTGTAACCAGGCGTCACATCCCCTTCACCGGGCGTGCCGCTTGACGTGTCCTGTCGTGTCGTCGCCCTGTCGCGCTCCGTCGCACCCCCGCCGTCGCGACAGGGCGGCGCGCCTCCTCCCCGCCCCACCCCTCATCCCTCGTACCAGCCCAGGAGGGCACCGTGGGCCTTTCCTCCCCTCCCCCGACACCGGCACCGGCACCGGCACCGGCACGGCCGCCGGCACCGCCACCGCCACCTCCGACGCGTCCGAGGCCGCCGACGCCGCCGGCACGTCCGGCCCGTCCCGCCCCGGACGCGGCCTGCTCCCGCTGCTGCTGGTCGGCAACAGCGCCATGTACGCGCTGTACGTCGGCGTGGCGGGCGTCCTGCTCGCGCTCCAGGTGGAAGACATCGATCCGGCGAACAAGGTGGCGAACTTCGGCCTGATCGCAGGGGTCTCGGCGATCTTCGCCACGGTGTTCAACCCCGTCGCCGGAGCCCTGTCCGACCGCACCGGACGGCGCAACCCCTGGATCCTCGGCGGCGGACTCGCCGCCGTACCGGCGATGTTCCTGCTCGGCTTCGCCGACACGATCCTGCTGATCACGATCGCCTGGTGCCTCGGCCAGGCCGTCATGAACATCTACCAGGCCGCCATCACCTCCGTGGTGCCCGACCGGGTGCCGGTGAACGCGCGCGGCAAGGCCTCCGCGGCCGTCGGCCTGGGCCTGCCCTTCGGCTCCACGCTCGGCGCGCTGGTCGGCGCGGCCTTCTCCGAGGACTACCGCACCGGGTACCTCGTCTTCGGCGCACTCGTGGCGGGCTCCGCGGTCCTCTTCACCGCCTGCACCCGCGAGCAGCGGCTCCCGGCCCGCGCCCCGATGCCCGTCAAGGCCCAGCTCGCCGCCTTCGTGGGCGCGCTGCGCGACCACGACTTCCGGTGGGCCTTCATCGGGCGCGCGCTGCTCGTCCTCGGATACTTCGCGGTGAGCGGCTACCAGCTCTACATCCTCCAGGACCACACGGTGCTGCCCGAGGGCATGGCGCCGGAGGCCGCGGTGGCGGTGCTGATGCCGCTGACCAGTGTGGCGATGGTCGTCTCCACGGTCCTCGGCGGCTACCTCTCCGACCGGTTCGACCGCCGCAAGCTCTTCGTGGGCGCCTCCGCGCTGCTGTCGGCGGTGGCGCTGGTGATCCCGGCCGTGTCGACCAGCTGGACCGCGATGCTGGCCTTCTCGGTCGTCAACGGGCTCGCGTTCGGCTGCTACATGGCCGTGGACACCGCGCTCGTGACGATGGTGCTTCCCAAGGCCGAGGACGCGGCCCGCGACATGGGCGTGCTCAACATCGCCAACGCCGGTCCGCAGATCGTCGCGCCGTTCATCGCCTCGGTCATCGTCTCGCTCAGCGGCGGGTACACCGCCCTGTTCGTCGTCGCGGCCGTACTGGCGGTGGCGGGCGCCCTGGCCGTGAAGCCGATCCGCAGCGTGCGCTGACCTCTGCGCGCCCTCCCGTTCGCCTCCTCCCGTTCACCTCGTTCCATGCACCTCGTTCCATTCACCTCAGAAAGGCACCACCTTGCTGCTGCACACCCAGAGCTGGGGCGAGGGCGACCGCATCGCCCTCCTGATCCACGGGATCATGGCCGACCACCGGACCTGGCGCCGGGTCGGTCCCGCCCTCGCCGACCGCGGATACCGCGTCATCGCCGTGGACCTGCGCGGCCACGGGGCCAGCGGCCGCGGCGAGTACAGCCCGCAGCTCTACGCGGACGACGTGGTCGAGACCCTCCCGGCCGGCGCCGAACTCGCCATCGGCCACTCCCTGGGCGGCCTGACCCTGTCGCTCGCGGTGGACCGGCTGAGGCCGCGGCGCGCCGTGTTCTCCGACCCGGCGTGGTACCTCGCCGCTCCGGTGGAGGGCTTCGGGCCGGAGATGCTCGCGCAGTTCAAGTCGGCGCCCAAGGAGCAGATCCGGGCGATGAACCCGCGCTGGGAGGAGGCCGATGTGGACATCGAGCGGGAGACGCTGGCGGTGTGGGACGAGGCCACCGCACTGAGCCTCGGCCCGCTGATGGGAGCCGACCTGATGCCGGCGGCGCCGGTGGTCCCCTCGCTCGTACAGCTCGCCGACCCGAGCACCCTGATCTCGGAGGAGCGCGCGGCGATCCTCAAGAGCCGTGGTTTCGAGGTGCGTTCGGTCGCCGGGGCCGGACACACCATCCACCGCGACGACTTCGACGGGTTCATGGCGTCTCTGGAGGGCTGGATCTAGTCACCCCGACCACTCCCCACTACCGTCTTCCTACCGATCGGTAATGGGGAGTGGTCGCGGTGTCCGATACTTCAGCGTCAACAGTCCCGGCGGCCGGCCCGGTCGCCCGCAGCTCAAGCTCAGGCACAGGCTCCGCAGGCGGGCCCTCGGGCCTGGTGGAGATGGCGGTGGCGCTCGCCGAAGGCAGCGTCTCCGCACGGCAGTTGACCGAGCGCGCGCTGGACCGGATCGCGGACGCCCAGCCGGCGCTCAACGCCTTCCGGACCGTACGCGCCGAGGCCGCCCTCCTGGAGGCGGACGCGGCGGACCGGCGGCTGGCCGCGGGCGAGCGGCTGCCGCTGCTCGGCGTCCCGCTCGCCGTCAAGGACGACATGGACGTGGCCGGCGAGCCGACTTCCTTCGGCTGCGGCGGGAACTTCCCCGCGAAGACCACCGACAGCGAGGCGGTACGCAGGCTGCGCGCGGCCGGAGCCGTGATCGTCGGCAAGACCCAGACGCCGGAGCTGGGCCAGTGGCCCTTCACCGAGGGCGAGGCCTTCGGCGAGACCCGCAATCCGTGGAACACCGCCTACACGCCCGGCGGTTCCTCGGGCGGCTCGGCGGCGGCGGTGGCGGCGGGGCTGGTCCCGGCGGCGCTCGGGTCCGACGGCGCGGGCTCGGTACGGATCCCCGCCGCCTGGACGCACCTGATCGGCGTGAAGCCGCAGCGCGGACGCATCTCCACCTGGCCGGAGCCGGAGTCCTTCCACGGGCTCACCGTCAACGGCGTACTGGCCCGTACGGTCGCCGACGCGGCGCTGCTGCTGGACGCGGCGAGCGGCCCGCACCCGGAGGACCTGCACCGCCCGGCCCGCATCTCGGCCGTCGAGGCGGCCCATCGCACCCCGCGCCGGCTGCGCATCGCCCTCTCCTTCGCGATGCCTTTCACGGCGACGCCCAAGTCCCTTGATCCGGAGGTCCGTTCGGCGGTGGAGCGGCTGGCCGGGCGGCTGGAGTCGCTGGGCCACGAGGTGGTCCCCGAGGATCCCCGGTACGGACCGATCGGCCTGACCTTCGTCCCCCGTGCGACCAGCGGCGTCCGGGACTGGGCGTCGCGGGTGCCGGATCCCGGGCTGCTGGACCCCCGTACGCACGAGGCCGTACGGTCGGGCCGGATCCTGGGCGGCCTGCCCCTGCGGGTGTCCCGACGGGCGGAGGCGGTACTGGCCCGGCGGGTCGGGGAGATCTTCGGCCGCTTCGACGTGGTCCTGACCCCGACGACGGCCACCCCGCCCCTGCGGATCGGAGCACTGGCCGGCCTGGGGGCGATGGCCACGGACCGGGCGATGATCGCTGCCTGCCCGTACGCCTGGACGTGGAACGTCCTGGGCTGGCCGGGGGTCAACATCCCTGCGGGCTTCACGGAAGACGGCCTGCCGCTGGGGGCGCAGCTACTGGGCCCGGCGGACTCCGAACCGACCCTGCTCGGGCTCGCGGCGCAGGTGGAGTCGGCGGAGGGGTGGGCCGAGAGGCGCCCTCAGCCCTGCTCCTGACCCGTCACCGCGTCGATCTCCACCTCGACGAGCCAGTCGGGTTCGATGAACCGGGAAACCTCCATGAACGTGCACGCAGGCCGAGTGGAGGCGAACCGCTCCCCGTGCGCCCGCGCGGCCTCCTTCCACCGCGTCACGTCGGTCAGCATGACGCGGGTCCGCACCACGTCCTCGATGGATGCCCCTGCCTCCCGCAGTGCCGTCTCGGCGATGTCCAGGCACCGCACTGTCTGCGCATAGACGTCGCCGGGCCCGACGGTGGCCCCGTCATCCCCGATCGGAGCCGTTCCCGCAACGGCGACGTACTGCCCTGCCCGCACCGCACGGGAAAACCCGACCTGCGGCTCCAACGGCGACCCTGAACTGACGATCTGACGCACATCTCCCATCTCGCCATGGTGCCAGAGCTTTCAACGGACTGTTGAAGAAAGCCGATCTGATGTAAGTTCCCTTTGGGAACTCATTGGAGCGAGAGGGGATGCCAATGGCTCAGCAGACCTGGACGGCCGTCGACGCATACTTCGACGGGCTGTTGGTCGAGGAGGACGAGGCCCTGACGGGCGCCGCGGCCGACAGCGAGGCGGCGGGGCTGCCGGCCCATCAGGTCGCTCCGAACCAGGGGAAGCTGCTCCATCTCCTCGCCCGGATCCGCGGGGCCCGCAGGATCCTGGAGATCGGCACCCTGGGGGGATACAGCACCATCTGGCTCGCCCGGGCCCTGCCTGAAGGCGGGCAGTTGGTCACGTTGGAAGTCGACGAGCGGTGCGCGGAGATCGCCGCCGCGAACATCGCCCGCGCCGGGTTGCAGGACAGCGTCGACATCCGTCACGGCAGGGCCATCGACCTCCTCCCGCAGCTCGCGGGCACCGCGCCGTTCGACCTGGTCTTCATAGACGCCGACAAGCCGTCCAATCCCGAGTACCTCGAGTGGGCGCTCAAGCTCACGCGGCCCGGCAGCGTCATCATCGGTGACAACGTCGTCCGCGACGGCGCCGTGGTCGACGCGACCAGCTCCGACCCCCGCGTGCAGGGCGTCCGCCGCTTCACCGAGCTGATCGCGGAGCACCCCCGGCTGACGGCCACCGCCCTGCAAACCGTCGGCAGCAAGGGCTACGACGGCCTCGTCATGGCCCTCGTCACGCAATGACCGCACCACTCGGGTCCCTGCTGCCGGGCAAGCGGATCCCGACCCGCTAACCTCACCCGGATGACGGCTATTTCCCCCCACGGCAACCACCACACCGACCAGCCCGGCCGCGACGGAGCCACCACCGAGGCCGATCCGCGCGCCATCGGGCCGGTGCGGACCTCCTACGCCCCGGACCCCGACGGGGATCCCGACCCCGGTGAAATCGTCTGGACCTGGGTCCCCTTCGAGGAGAACGACGGCCGCGGCAAGGACCGCCCGGTGCTGGTCGTGGCCCGGGAACCGGGCGGGCCGACGCTGCTCGCCGTACAGCTGTCCAGCAAGCGGCACGACCAGGACCGGGAGTGGGTGCCCATCGGCACCGGTCCGTGGGACAGCGCGGGGCGGGAGTCATGGGTGGACGTCGACCGGGTGCTGCGGGTGCACGAGGCGGGGATGCGGCGCGAGGCCTGCGCGCTGGACCGGGGACGCTTCCAACTGGTGGTCGACCGGCTGCGCGAGCGCTACGGCTGGCGGTAGCCGCCCGGGGGTCCCACCCGCCCGGGGATCCCACCCGCCCGGCTCCTTCGCCGCGACGCCCTCTAGCCTGGGCCGCGTACGTGATCAAGGGGAGCGGGAAAACAGTGCGCATGGAACGACACCGGGTGGACGAGGCCGCGTTGTCGGCGGCCCGTGAGGACTTCGCCAACCGGATCGGCGGGCAGGTCCACTCCATGGCGAAGGCCGGTCCGGTGACCGGCCACGAATGGTGGCTGATCGCGAAGGAGTTCCTCGACTACCTGGGCGCGCTCTCCGTCGAGAACCCCGACCTCGACACCCCGGAGGCGAAGGCGGCCCTCGGCGACGCCGCCGAGGCCGCCGCCGGAGCCGTGGCGTACGCCGCGTACTACCCGCACAACCCCTTCGACGTCTTCCTCACCTACGCGGACTTCGGCCTGCGTTACGACCCCGAGGCGGACGGCAGCCCGGAGCCCGTCGGCGCGGACCGCTGGATCGAGGCCTTCTGTCTCGCGGTTCTCGTCGGCAAGACCGAACACCACGGCGAGGCCTTCCACTTCGCCCGCCCGGCGCCTCAGCCGGGAAGTCCTTCGGCCGAGTTGATCAATGGTCTGCTCGCCTGCGTGAGCGGTGACATCGGGAAGGAATACCAGAGGGTCCCGCCGTCCCGCGAGGAGAAGCTCGCCGCGCTCGACGCCGCGCTCGCCCGGATCGGCAGTCGGCAGGCCGGGAGCGGGGAGGACCTCGCGGGCCACCCGCACAGCGCCGGACTCCGCGCGCTGCGCGCCCTGACCCGTGGCGACCGGGAGGCGTTCCGCGGCGAGTTGGCCGCGCTGCTGCTCCCGTACGCCTCCCTGGACGGAGGCCCCGCCGCCGCGCCCCGCACCCTGCTCCCCCTCCTGCCCCTGGCACTGACCGCGCTCGCCCGTCGCCTCGAGGGCTGGCAGCCCCCCATCGACACCGGCTACCTGCCGCGGGCGCTGGTCACCGGATTCGAGACCGCGGGACCGCGGGTGGCGGCGTACGGCCGGGCCCGCCGGCCGGATGCGGTCGCCGCGCTGGCCGCCGGTCCGCTGACGGTCGAGCGGCCCGCGCGCCCGCGGCCCGTCGACCCCGAGGCGGAGGCGCTGGTCGAGCAGTACGCCCGGGAGGCCATCACCCCGGCGCCGGGGGAAGCCTCCGCGGTCTGGAATCTGGCGCAGGCCGTCGGCTACCAGAAGCTCCTGTTCAAGGCACGCGCCGCGCAGTCCGCGGACGCCACGGACGCGCAGTGGGAGGGCCTTCGCCTCGCGGCCCGGCTGAGCTCCACGATCTTCCGTGCGGCACTCGCCGAGCCCGGCACCGAGGTCGAGGTGACGGTCGACGGGCAGCGGCTCGCGGTCCCGGCCGACCGGAGTGTGGAGACGGGCCCCGGGCCGTGGCACGAGGGGGTGATCCTCGCCCTGATCACAGGCCGCCGCGAGGATCTCGCCCCGTTCGTCCTCACCGGTCCCGCGTTCCACCAGGAGGACCGTTCCGCCTACGCCTCCTACCGCCGGGCCCTGCACGCCTACCTGCTCGCCGACGATCCCGAGCCCGCCACCGGCCAGGCGCTGGCCGACGCCGTGAAGGCCAGGGATTGGGGCTTCCCCGAGCCGCCGGTCGTCCTCCTGTCGCAGTTGGTCGAGGGGGACGAGGAGAGCTTCAACCTGGCCCTGCTGGACGCCCTCGAAGCCCATCGCGACCACTACCTCGTCGGGGACCGCGCCGAGCGCCCCGACACGGCGGTCGCCCTCGACGTCCTGGCGCTGGCCTGCCACGCCCGCCGCCGGGGCTGGAACATCAAGGTCTCGTCCGCCTACCTGCCGCCGCGCCTGCTCGAGGCCGCCGAACCGATCTAGCCGAAGGCCCGCTCGAAGGCCTCCCGGGTCTCCGGCTTGCGGTCAAGGATCCCGAACACCACCCGGTCGAACACGCCCGCGAAGCGGTCCGCCAGCAGCCCCCGGAAGGCCTCCGCCACCACCGCGGGCTCGTTCTGGAACACCCCGCACCCCCACGCGCCGAGCACCAGGCACCGGTAGCCGTGCAGGGCGGCCACCTCCAGGACGAGCCCGGCCCGCCGTACCAGCGCCCCCGGGATCTCGGCGGCCCGCTCCGGCTCCTGGCGGCGGATCGTGCCCGCGTTCGGCGCCGGCGAGGTCAGGAAACCGACCTGGAACGGGGTCTCCAGCAGCTCGCCGCGGTCGTCGCGGAAAACGGGGACGCCGGGCGAGTGAATCACCCGGTCGGTGTAGAAGGTGCTGCGCTCCGCGCGGTGGATCTCGTAGTACTCCGGAGCCTGAAGCAGGGTCTCGTACAGGGCCGAGGCGCGGCACAGCGCCTCCTCCTGGGCCTTGGCACCGCGGACGTAGCCGCCCCCGGGATTCCGGGCCGAAGCGAAGTTCAGCACCGCCACCGGGGCGCCCTCCGCCGCGAGCCTGCGGGCTGCGACCGTACTGCTCTCCCCGGTGACCTCGACGGCCGTCTCACCCCCTCACCCGCGATCTCCCCGCCTGGAATCACCCGGTTTGGTCCATATATCCTG is a genomic window containing:
- a CDS encoding LacI family DNA-binding transcriptional regulator, giving the protein MPTSADVARLAGVSRATVSYVLNNAEAVRISEPTRRKVREAAEELGYVPHAAARSLRAGHTRIVLLPTSHVPIGPLYSTFLNELQWALRRLDYTVVQYGSLGLSGDEAARAWAELRPVAVISLGEITLSAHNVATLKRAGARAVITMGPVSVPGAHALVMNQEEVGARAAAHLVERGRRRIGVIVPEEDGLGLFSVPRLTGARSAVRAAAGAGAEIEALPMAYSEESAAALAARWRGLGLDAAFAYNDEYAMLLMRALQDEGLRVPEDVAVIGADDLLIGRLLRPRLSTVQIELPTGDHLASLVDRAVREPSEATERHDLMAAAAVQREST
- a CDS encoding MFS transporter: MSSPCRAPSHPRRRDRAARLLPAPPLIPRTSPGGHRGPFLPSPDTGTGTGTGTAAGTATATSDASEAADAAGTSGPSRPGRGLLPLLLVGNSAMYALYVGVAGVLLALQVEDIDPANKVANFGLIAGVSAIFATVFNPVAGALSDRTGRRNPWILGGGLAAVPAMFLLGFADTILLITIAWCLGQAVMNIYQAAITSVVPDRVPVNARGKASAAVGLGLPFGSTLGALVGAAFSEDYRTGYLVFGALVAGSAVLFTACTREQRLPARAPMPVKAQLAAFVGALRDHDFRWAFIGRALLVLGYFAVSGYQLYILQDHTVLPEGMAPEAAVAVLMPLTSVAMVVSTVLGGYLSDRFDRRKLFVGASALLSAVALVIPAVSTSWTAMLAFSVVNGLAFGCYMAVDTALVTMVLPKAEDAARDMGVLNIANAGPQIVAPFIASVIVSLSGGYTALFVVAAVLAVAGALAVKPIRSVR
- a CDS encoding alpha/beta fold hydrolase; translated protein: MLLHTQSWGEGDRIALLIHGIMADHRTWRRVGPALADRGYRVIAVDLRGHGASGRGEYSPQLYADDVVETLPAGAELAIGHSLGGLTLSLAVDRLRPRRAVFSDPAWYLAAPVEGFGPEMLAQFKSAPKEQIRAMNPRWEEADVDIERETLAVWDEATALSLGPLMGADLMPAAPVVPSLVQLADPSTLISEERAAILKSRGFEVRSVAGAGHTIHRDDFDGFMASLEGWI
- a CDS encoding amidase; translation: MAVALAEGSVSARQLTERALDRIADAQPALNAFRTVRAEAALLEADAADRRLAAGERLPLLGVPLAVKDDMDVAGEPTSFGCGGNFPAKTTDSEAVRRLRAAGAVIVGKTQTPELGQWPFTEGEAFGETRNPWNTAYTPGGSSGGSAAAVAAGLVPAALGSDGAGSVRIPAAWTHLIGVKPQRGRISTWPEPESFHGLTVNGVLARTVADAALLLDAASGPHPEDLHRPARISAVEAAHRTPRRLRIALSFAMPFTATPKSLDPEVRSAVERLAGRLESLGHEVVPEDPRYGPIGLTFVPRATSGVRDWASRVPDPGLLDPRTHEAVRSGRILGGLPLRVSRRAEAVLARRVGEIFGRFDVVLTPTTATPPLRIGALAGLGAMATDRAMIAACPYAWTWNVLGWPGVNIPAGFTEDGLPLGAQLLGPADSEPTLLGLAAQVESAEGWAERRPQPCS
- a CDS encoding RidA family protein, which codes for MGDVRQIVSSGSPLEPQVGFSRAVRAGQYVAVAGTAPIGDDGATVGPGDVYAQTVRCLDIAETALREAGASIEDVVRTRVMLTDVTRWKEAARAHGERFASTRPACTFMEVSRFIEPDWLVEVEIDAVTGQEQG
- a CDS encoding O-methyltransferase gives rise to the protein MAQQTWTAVDAYFDGLLVEEDEALTGAAADSEAAGLPAHQVAPNQGKLLHLLARIRGARRILEIGTLGGYSTIWLARALPEGGQLVTLEVDERCAEIAAANIARAGLQDSVDIRHGRAIDLLPQLAGTAPFDLVFIDADKPSNPEYLEWALKLTRPGSVIIGDNVVRDGAVVDATSSDPRVQGVRRFTELIAEHPRLTATALQTVGSKGYDGLVMALVTQ
- a CDS encoding type II toxin-antitoxin system PemK/MazF family toxin, with protein sequence MTAISPHGNHHTDQPGRDGATTEADPRAIGPVRTSYAPDPDGDPDPGEIVWTWVPFEENDGRGKDRPVLVVAREPGGPTLLAVQLSSKRHDQDREWVPIGTGPWDSAGRESWVDVDRVLRVHEAGMRREACALDRGRFQLVVDRLRERYGWR
- a CDS encoding immunity 49 family protein, producing MERHRVDEAALSAAREDFANRIGGQVHSMAKAGPVTGHEWWLIAKEFLDYLGALSVENPDLDTPEAKAALGDAAEAAAGAVAYAAYYPHNPFDVFLTYADFGLRYDPEADGSPEPVGADRWIEAFCLAVLVGKTEHHGEAFHFARPAPQPGSPSAELINGLLACVSGDIGKEYQRVPPSREEKLAALDAALARIGSRQAGSGEDLAGHPHSAGLRALRALTRGDREAFRGELAALLLPYASLDGGPAAAPRTLLPLLPLALTALARRLEGWQPPIDTGYLPRALVTGFETAGPRVAAYGRARRPDAVAALAAGPLTVERPARPRPVDPEAEALVEQYAREAITPAPGEASAVWNLAQAVGYQKLLFKARAAQSADATDAQWEGLRLAARLSSTIFRAALAEPGTEVEVTVDGQRLAVPADRSVETGPGPWHEGVILALITGRREDLAPFVLTGPAFHQEDRSAYASYRRALHAYLLADDPEPATGQALADAVKARDWGFPEPPVVLLSQLVEGDEESFNLALLDALEAHRDHYLVGDRAERPDTAVALDVLALACHARRRGWNIKVSSAYLPPRLLEAAEPI